A genomic region of Paenibacillus sp. PL2-23 contains the following coding sequences:
- a CDS encoding NAD(P)-dependent alcohol dehydrogenase, whose protein sequence is MMKNMMKAVIYNKQASPDKFVYCDVEIPTPTDNEVLIKVKSASVNAADYRSMKMGMIPKKKIFGADLAGIVEAVGKNIKKFKPGDEVIGELSNVGFGGFAQYAVALETVLIHKPANISFEEAAALPMASVTALQGLRDIGHIQRGQHVLIVGSSGGVGTFAVQLGQYFGAIVTGVCSTKHVEQTKILGADSVIDYKRENFAKTNRTYDLILAINGNYPLSLYKRMLNPNGRSVMVGGTLSQIFKSMLFARLMSFGSKKMRMLMAKSNQQDLAYIASLVERGDVTPVIDKQFPLDRTADAMRYIAEGHAKGKILIHVE, encoded by the coding sequence ATGATGAAAAACATGATGAAAGCGGTCATCTATAACAAACAAGCTTCACCTGACAAGTTCGTTTATTGTGATGTAGAAATACCAACGCCTACTGACAATGAAGTATTAATAAAGGTGAAGTCTGCGTCAGTAAACGCGGCAGATTATCGTTCTATGAAAATGGGCATGATCCCCAAGAAAAAGATATTTGGAGCCGATCTAGCAGGCATAGTTGAGGCGGTTGGAAAAAATATTAAAAAATTTAAACCAGGGGATGAAGTCATTGGCGAACTATCTAACGTTGGGTTTGGAGGTTTTGCCCAATACGCAGTTGCTCTCGAAACCGTTTTAATACATAAACCGGCCAATATCTCTTTTGAAGAAGCGGCAGCCTTGCCTATGGCATCTGTGACAGCACTGCAGGGTTTGAGGGACATAGGCCATATTCAGAGGGGTCAACATGTTCTGATTGTTGGCAGTAGTGGTGGAGTTGGGACATTCGCCGTACAGCTTGGACAATACTTCGGTGCAATCGTAACAGGCGTATGCAGTACGAAGCATGTTGAGCAGACCAAAATCTTGGGCGCAGATTCCGTCATCGATTACAAAAGGGAGAATTTCGCTAAAACGAACAGGACGTATGACCTGATTTTAGCCATTAACGGCAATTATCCTCTTTCTCTTTATAAGCGCATGTTAAATCCTAACGGCAGATCTGTTATGGTTGGGGGTACTTTGAGTCAAATTTTCAAGTCCATGCTGTTTGCTCGGCTGATGTCGTTTGGTTCGAAAAAAATGCGGATGCTGATGGCGAAATCGAATCAACAGGATTTAGCTTATATAGCAAGCCTTGTAGAACGGGGGGATGTAACCCCTGTTATTGACAAGCAATTCCCCCTTGACAGAACTGCCGATGCGATGCGTTATATAGCGGAAGGGCATGCAAAAGGGAAAATATTGATTCATGTGGAATGA
- a CDS encoding DUF6326 family protein, with protein MNKKAQHALEDMKVSSRLKIAALWASFMFLYIYVDYFALYMPGKIEGILAGEIYIFDISYVFLLVALISVTIPALMIFLSVTLPAKASRWTNILVSVVYIPYTLFNLAGEAWVHMVFGTVVEVTLLCLIIWYAWKWPRLDS; from the coding sequence ATGAATAAGAAAGCACAACATGCACTGGAGGACATGAAGGTCAGTTCGAGGCTGAAGATTGCTGCGCTGTGGGCAAGTTTTATGTTTCTCTATATTTATGTTGATTATTTCGCATTATATATGCCGGGCAAAATCGAAGGCATTCTGGCAGGAGAAATCTATATATTTGACATCTCCTATGTCTTTCTATTGGTCGCGCTGATTTCTGTAACCATTCCTGCTCTCATGATTTTCCTTTCTGTAACCCTGCCGGCAAAAGCAAGTCGCTGGACAAATATCCTTGTTTCAGTGGTGTATATTCCCTATACATTATTTAATTTGGCAGGAGAGGCTTGGGTGCACATGGTGTTTGGCACTGTTGTAGAAGTCACTCTTCTTTGCCTAATTATATGGTATGCCTGGAAGTGGCCTAGACTGGATAGCTAA
- a CDS encoding helix-turn-helix domain-containing protein, producing the protein MNYLQAIQRFADEVEERIEETLDIDRLIASTYVSKFHFYRLFKAVVGISVYDYIRKRKLIRAAADIRASHDRILDIAIKYGFGSQEVFSRNFKQMYRISPAKYRESAAGQERVTEAIASKIDIESIWLDIKARHGHVVVVDAIETIEEMQLVGIERQSNDNNIDTIFPFIQAFIDQAEQIPNRKSDSLFRLCYDIAFLDEVAYFKEMVAVEVEKVGALPLGMQLVTLEQRKVMRFVHKGKLFHEHKDGILSSYHFIYEYRIPAAGEVLTSELLLEKYEPTFTSPYSDDAQVEIYLSVDLCQ; encoded by the coding sequence ATGAATTATTTGCAAGCGATCCAGCGTTTCGCGGACGAAGTGGAAGAACGCATAGAGGAAACGCTTGATATTGATCGTCTGATTGCATCGACTTATGTTTCAAAGTTTCACTTTTATCGCCTGTTTAAGGCAGTGGTCGGCATATCGGTATACGATTACATACGCAAAAGAAAGCTGATTCGAGCCGCGGCTGATATCCGAGCGTCCCATGACCGAATACTGGACATTGCGATCAAATATGGTTTTGGCTCGCAGGAGGTGTTCAGCCGCAACTTTAAACAAATGTATCGTATTTCCCCGGCCAAATATAGAGAAAGCGCTGCAGGGCAGGAGAGGGTGACGGAGGCTATCGCCTCGAAAATCGATATTGAATCGATTTGGCTGGATATTAAGGCAAGACATGGCCATGTGGTCGTAGTAGACGCTATCGAAACGATTGAAGAGATGCAGCTGGTGGGCATCGAAAGACAATCCAACGATAACAATATCGATACGATTTTCCCGTTTATTCAAGCATTTATTGACCAAGCCGAACAAATTCCGAACAGGAAATCGGATTCGCTGTTCCGGTTGTGCTACGATATTGCCTTCCTCGACGAAGTTGCCTATTTCAAGGAGATGGTTGCCGTTGAAGTAGAGAAGGTTGGAGCGCTTCCCCTGGGTATGCAGCTAGTCACACTGGAGCAACGCAAAGTGATGAGGTTTGTGCATAAGGGCAAATTGTTTCATGAGCATAAGGATGGAATTCTCTCATCCTATCATTTTATATACGAATATCGGATTCCGGCTGCTGGAGAGGTATTGACCAGCGAGCTTTTACTAGAAAAATACGAGCCGACATTTACGAGTCCCTATTCAGACGATGCGCAAGTCGAGATATACCTTTCCGTGGACCTCTGTCAATAG
- a CDS encoding IS3 family transposase (programmed frameshift) produces MHTVRLIQEEGKTVAQVAREMGLHENTLYRWLAEFKADGAQAFPGSGQLKPDDKAMRDLQKRIRDLEEENEVLKKGHALLRQRPALIYAYIHEHRSKRCVTKLCSWLGVSRSGYYEWTTREESEQSLKRKELDKHIRQAFVDSRELYGSPKIHQKLKQQGVMVSEKTVGRRMREMGLRSRTVKKYKATTNSKHNLPVAENVLNQNFTAEKPNQVWMADITYVPTDEGWLYLASVEDLCTRKIAGFHMDERMTKELCLKALDQAYRLQMPEEGVLHHSDRGSQYASAKYQERLQNYKITGSMSRKGNCYDNACIESFHSVLKKELIYLNKFKTRAEAKAKIFEYITCFYNGKRIHSSIGYLTPNQYERTFQKMA; encoded by the exons ATGCACACCGTGCGGCTCATTCAAGAAGAAGGGAAAACGGTGGCGCAGGTAGCCCGCGAAATGGGGCTGCATGAGAATACCCTTTACCGTTGGCTAGCAGAGTTTAAAGCGGACGGAGCTCAAGCTTTTCCTGGTAGCGGTCAACTGAAGCCAGATGACAAAGCCATGCGTGATCTCCAGAAGCGAATCCGTGATCTGGAGGAAGAAAATGAAGTCCTAAAAAAGG GCCATGCACTACTTCGCCAAAGACCGGCGTTGATTTATGCTTACATTCATGAACACCGCTCAAAGCGCTGTGTCACGAAGTTGTGCTCTTGGTTAGGTGTATCCCGAAGCGGTTATTACGAGTGGACGACTCGTGAAGAAAGTGAGCAAAGCCTTAAACGTAAAGAACTAGATAAGCATATACGGCAAGCATTCGTGGACTCCAGAGAGCTTTACGGAAGCCCGAAAATCCATCAGAAATTGAAACAGCAAGGCGTAATGGTTTCAGAGAAGACGGTAGGCCGGAGAATGCGCGAAATGGGCTTGAGATCGCGTACGGTCAAGAAATATAAGGCTACGACGAACTCCAAACACAACTTGCCGGTGGCCGAGAATGTCTTAAATCAGAACTTTACGGCCGAGAAGCCCAATCAGGTATGGATGGCGGATATCACCTATGTTCCCACAGATGAAGGTTGGCTTTATCTCGCTAGTGTGGAAGATCTCTGCACACGCAAAATCGCAGGATTTCACATGGATGAACGGATGACAAAGGAGCTGTGCTTAAAGGCTCTAGATCAGGCCTATCGCCTCCAAATGCCGGAGGAGGGGGTGCTGCATCATTCCGATCGCGGCAGCCAGTACGCGTCAGCCAAATACCAGGAACGTCTCCAAAATTACAAGATAACTGGCAGCATGAGTCGCAAAGGAAATTGCTACGACAATGCCTGCATCGAATCGTTCCATAGCGTTCTGAAGAAAGAGCTGATCTATCTAAATAAGTTCAAAACGAGGGCCGAGGCAAAGGCCAAAATTTTTGAATATATAACCTGTTTCTACAATGGAAAAAGGATCCACTCTTCCATAGGATACCTTACACCCAATCAGTACGAACGTACGTTCCAAAAGATGGCGTAA
- a CDS encoding nitrilase-related carbon-nitrogen hydrolase, translated as MRKLSNVWLLAVACLFYLVPITSNFYAVTAWVAPIVLLMYFYKEKAKRAAPLALGSLSIVMAIAYYGVMPGGLGLVLVTMLVSVAMLIVLLLVNKWVVDRIGHVASVVFFPLLMTGYEYFSSYGSAFGTFNSSAYSQLDIRPIAMLASVSGIWGIVFIQYLVVSALAYAFKSGFRHGFRHHRRLWISTLTVVSLLVGAGAILSSGVEEPSRTVKASGITPDRVLWDDTVLSLIERWGTPGFYDGLTRGPAGLEQIRQLNESMLGRTKEELERGSRLIGWSEGAAIVMEHEEGEFRQRLQSLSGEFEAVLIAGYLKVNAQDGQKMDNKLVVVDVDGTIKADYSKYSLVAGEERYFNKGEEVVPVVETALGTIAVAICFDADFPHRIREAGIGNPNILILPSSDWKAISPYHTEISAFRAIENHMSVLRVTHAGMSAAYDAKGRQVGQMNDWDNEHGTVISVELPLPGGKHTPYKTLGDLLPILAGAAALMILAVLVVRVIIGRMLLGLKK; from the coding sequence GTGCGAAAGCTGTCCAATGTGTGGTTGCTGGCGGTTGCATGCTTGTTCTATTTGGTGCCGATTACTTCGAATTTCTATGCGGTCACCGCCTGGGTTGCCCCTATCGTATTGCTGATGTACTTTTACAAGGAAAAAGCGAAGCGGGCAGCCCCTCTTGCATTAGGATCCTTAAGCATCGTGATGGCGATTGCTTATTACGGCGTAATGCCAGGCGGCTTGGGGCTTGTCTTGGTCACGATGTTGGTTTCCGTTGCGATGTTGATTGTGCTGCTGCTTGTAAATAAGTGGGTGGTCGACCGAATAGGGCATGTGGCATCGGTAGTGTTTTTCCCCTTATTGATGACGGGATACGAATACTTCTCAAGCTATGGAAGTGCGTTCGGGACATTCAATTCCTCCGCGTACAGCCAATTGGACATCCGCCCCATCGCGATGCTGGCCTCCGTATCAGGCATATGGGGGATTGTGTTTATCCAATATTTGGTTGTATCCGCGCTAGCCTATGCGTTCAAGTCCGGATTTCGTCATGGATTCCGCCATCATAGGAGGCTGTGGATAAGTACATTAACGGTGGTATCCCTGCTAGTGGGGGCAGGCGCCATACTAAGTTCAGGCGTAGAGGAACCATCCAGAACCGTCAAGGCCTCAGGCATTACGCCGGATCGGGTATTATGGGATGATACAGTCCTTTCATTAATCGAACGCTGGGGGACGCCAGGATTCTATGATGGGTTAACTAGGGGACCAGCAGGGCTCGAGCAAATCCGTCAACTCAATGAAAGTATGTTGGGTCGCACCAAAGAGGAGCTCGAAAGAGGCAGCCGCTTGATCGGCTGGTCGGAGGGCGCCGCTATTGTCATGGAGCATGAGGAGGGTGAGTTCCGGCAGCGTCTGCAGTCGCTTTCGGGTGAGTTTGAGGCGGTTCTAATCGCTGGCTATTTAAAAGTAAATGCCCAAGACGGACAAAAGATGGACAACAAATTGGTTGTCGTTGATGTTGATGGCACAATAAAAGCGGATTATTCCAAATATTCGTTGGTAGCTGGCGAGGAGCGCTACTTCAATAAAGGGGAAGAGGTAGTACCGGTTGTCGAAACAGCCCTTGGAACAATTGCGGTAGCGATTTGCTTCGATGCGGACTTTCCTCATCGAATCCGGGAAGCGGGAATAGGCAACCCTAATATTCTGATCCTTCCATCCAGCGACTGGAAAGCCATCTCCCCCTATCACACTGAAATTAGCGCTTTCCGAGCGATTGAAAATCATATGTCAGTTCTTCGCGTCACACATGCCGGCATGAGCGCAGCCTATGACGCGAAGGGTCGTCAGGTTGGCCAAATGAACGACTGGGATAACGAGCATGGAACCGTCATCTCCGTGGAGCTTCCTCTCCCAGGCGGGAAGCATACGCCATACAAGACGCTCGGCGATCTATTGCCGATTCTGGCCGGAGCGGCAGCACTGATGATCTTGGCTGTTTTAGTCGTACGAGTGATCATTGGCAGAATGCTGCTCGGATTGAAGAAATAA
- a CDS encoding MFS transporter, producing MSNTWKVYFLALVTFLVGTSEYVISGILDKISDSMGISVTSAGQLVTIFSVVYAFSTPVLMALTAKVERQKLLIWALGIFILGNFLSFVLPGYSMFVAARIIMALGAGMVVVTSLDVAAKIAAPGKQGSAIATVVMGFTASLIIGVPLGRIVAAEFGWKSIFGLIALAGIAAIFVLQAVIPRVEGDKPVPLSQQLAFLRNGNVALGLAITFFWLGGYSVAYTYISPYLLDVAGLKEGMLSSVLLAFGIASLAGSKLGGFSTDKWGVIPTLLGGMLLHATMLLLLSLFVAYIQSWVPLIILLILWSFAAWSSGPAQQFNLVRIEPHSSGIMLSLNQSMMQLSMAAGAAVGGVMVDRVSLSSVTWVGVAGVAIAFVLVLFLHVRMRPREQTAACSIRDAG from the coding sequence GTGTCTAATACATGGAAGGTCTACTTTTTAGCTCTGGTTACTTTTTTGGTGGGCACATCGGAATACGTCATTTCTGGCATATTGGATAAAATATCAGATTCGATGGGCATTTCTGTAACTTCCGCAGGGCAGCTGGTCACCATCTTTTCCGTCGTGTACGCGTTTAGCACACCAGTCCTTATGGCATTGACGGCTAAGGTGGAACGACAAAAGCTGCTGATTTGGGCGCTGGGCATTTTTATACTTGGTAATTTTCTTTCATTCGTTTTGCCTGGTTATTCAATGTTTGTCGCAGCTCGCATTATTATGGCTCTAGGCGCGGGAATGGTCGTGGTCACTTCCCTGGATGTCGCCGCAAAAATCGCTGCCCCAGGCAAACAGGGAAGCGCAATAGCTACTGTTGTTATGGGCTTTACGGCTTCCTTGATTATCGGCGTGCCGCTGGGACGGATCGTTGCAGCAGAGTTCGGATGGAAGTCAATCTTTGGTTTAATAGCATTGGCAGGCATAGCAGCGATATTCGTGCTGCAAGCTGTCATCCCTCGCGTAGAAGGAGATAAACCGGTTCCGTTGTCCCAGCAGCTTGCCTTCCTCCGAAACGGGAATGTAGCGCTTGGACTTGCGATCACCTTTTTCTGGCTCGGTGGATATTCTGTTGCCTACACTTACATTTCACCCTATCTGCTTGATGTTGCCGGCTTGAAGGAAGGCATGCTTAGCAGCGTGCTGCTGGCGTTCGGCATCGCAAGTCTGGCCGGGTCTAAGCTCGGCGGCTTCAGCACGGATAAATGGGGGGTAATCCCGACCTTGCTCGGAGGAATGCTCTTGCACGCAACAATGCTGCTTCTCCTCTCTCTCTTCGTTGCCTATATCCAATCATGGGTGCCGCTCATTATTCTTTTGATATTATGGTCCTTTGCGGCTTGGTCCTCCGGACCTGCACAACAATTCAATCTGGTGCGAATTGAACCCCATTCTTCTGGTATCATGCTAAGTCTGAATCAATCCATGATGCAATTGTCCATGGCTGCCGGCGCTGCCGTTGGCGGAGTCATGGTTGACCGGGTGTCACTGTCATCGGTGACATGGGTCGGAGTGGCTGGAGTCGCCATTGCGTTCGTACTGGTATTATTCTTACATGTGCGGATGCGTCCGCGCGAGCAGACTGCAGCTTGCAGTATCCGAGATGCGGGATAA
- a CDS encoding metalloregulator ArsR/SmtB family transcription factor, with translation MDPIEVFKALSNESRLQILQWLKEPEKHFLPHEGVDMRTIGVCVSQVTDKLNMTQSTASQYLSILQRAGLIRTERIGKYTYYKRDEEKLRELAAYLKQEL, from the coding sequence ATGGATCCAATTGAAGTATTCAAAGCGTTGTCTAACGAGTCAAGGCTGCAAATTTTACAGTGGCTCAAGGAGCCCGAAAAACATTTTTTGCCCCATGAAGGAGTGGATATGAGAACGATCGGGGTATGTGTCAGTCAAGTAACAGATAAGTTGAATATGACACAATCAACCGCCTCTCAGTACCTGTCCATTCTACAGCGGGCCGGGCTCATTCGAACCGAGAGGATCGGTAAATATACGTACTACAAACGTGACGAAGAGAAGCTCCGCGAGCTGGCTGCATATTTGAAACAGGAACTCTAA